The proteins below are encoded in one region of Shewanella algae:
- a CDS encoding tRNA-dihydrouridine synthase: MRIILAPMEGVVDNLMRELLSAINPYDLMVTEFVRVVDQLLPEKVFHRLCPELLQGGMTLSGTPVRVQLLGQEPGWMAENALRAIELGSQGVDANFGCPAKMVNRSKGGAVLLQYPEQIHKIVKAMRQAVPAPHAVTAKIRLGFEDKSLFMENALAIYEAGATELAVHARSKKDGYRPPAYWEYITEIREKLAIPVIANGEIWNREDALRCMEVTGCDSIMVGRGAISLPNLADHIKNGAMQYSWQQTLALLMSYSQKELSGRKSCYYPARIKQWFSYLNRQYPQADTLFRELRVHKQTDDIVATLSRAHREIDDKM, translated from the coding sequence GTGCGTATTATTCTCGCCCCTATGGAGGGGGTTGTTGACAATCTGATGCGGGAACTGCTCTCTGCAATTAATCCTTATGATCTGATGGTCACAGAGTTTGTACGTGTGGTGGATCAACTTTTGCCTGAAAAAGTCTTCCATCGCCTCTGCCCCGAACTGCTGCAGGGCGGCATGACTCTCAGTGGTACGCCAGTCAGGGTACAGCTTTTAGGGCAGGAGCCAGGTTGGATGGCTGAAAACGCCTTGAGGGCAATAGAACTCGGCTCCCAAGGGGTAGATGCCAACTTTGGTTGTCCGGCCAAGATGGTCAACCGCAGCAAGGGCGGTGCTGTGTTACTCCAGTATCCGGAGCAGATCCATAAGATAGTCAAAGCCATGCGGCAGGCGGTTCCTGCACCTCATGCGGTGACCGCCAAAATTCGCCTGGGGTTCGAAGACAAGAGCCTGTTTATGGAAAACGCGCTGGCGATTTATGAAGCCGGCGCCACTGAGTTGGCTGTCCATGCCCGCAGTAAAAAAGACGGTTACCGTCCACCCGCCTATTGGGAATATATCACTGAGATCCGTGAAAAACTGGCCATTCCCGTGATCGCCAACGGCGAGATTTGGAACCGGGAAGATGCCCTGCGCTGCATGGAAGTAACGGGTTGCGACAGTATCATGGTGGGCCGCGGCGCCATCTCTCTGCCCAATTTGGCGGATCACATCAAAAACGGCGCCATGCAATACAGCTGGCAACAGACCCTGGCACTGCTGATGAGTTACAGCCAGAAAGAGCTCAGCGGCCGCAAGAGTTGCTACTACCCGGCACGGATCAAACAGTGGTTCAGCTACCTCAATCGCCAGTATCCACAGGCCGATACCCTGTTCAGGGAGCTCAGGGTACACAAGCAAACCGACGACATAGTGGCCACTCTCAGCCGAGCTCATCGCGAAATAGATGACAAGATGTGA
- a CDS encoding TraR/DksA family transcriptional regulator produces MSSSHIRQALSALEIDLRKEIMVLGPHWDPQMSLSDLIETMIQADLCKHPLYHRLLRLDAALCQLDLGLYGLCADCEAEIEAYRLDRDPTEQRCERCHEQYKHEHRQELRLNH; encoded by the coding sequence GTGAGCAGCTCCCATATCAGACAAGCATTGTCGGCGTTAGAAATCGATCTCAGGAAAGAGATAATGGTGCTCGGACCCCACTGGGATCCCCAGATGTCACTCAGTGATCTGATTGAAACCATGATTCAGGCCGATCTTTGCAAACATCCTCTCTACCACAGACTATTGAGACTGGATGCCGCCCTCTGCCAACTGGATTTAGGGCTTTATGGCCTTTGTGCAGACTGTGAAGCTGAAATCGAAGCATATCGGCTCGACAGAGATCCGACCGAGCAGCGTTGTGAACGTTGCCATGAGCAATATAAACACGAACACAGACAAGAATTGCGATTGAATCACTGA
- a CDS encoding TonB-dependent receptor — MSSISLTAKAVRRGLLAAAVTGIAFSGYATAEEAKEGKVERIEVTGSRIKQVDMETASPVTVITAADLKVTGETSVADVLNNSSINSFGSWRGMSGYGAGASATSDVDLRGLGSQATLILLDGRRMPGTSSSSGTVADTSSIPMAIVERIEILRDGASAVYGSDAVAGVINIITKKDFEGVELNYTGESPDVEGGDSSRFSVAAGFSTDKGNITLTFEHYDTTSVYDKDVWRFDDPSWNGISSYSVIPRATYIGADGKSANYTNSELCSQAPNVIDGTDGANAGTCYYDFGKVTKLFGNVNRNSILSNFNYQLTDDIQFRGRASASLSETNTRYAGTPVSTNAPTMAADNPMNPLGTDITEIRMRSVQIGERDTTTETNSIDFLAGLVGYWDVGNGIDWEINAQHTRSTTDSFNYNLINDNIVQDLINTGNYDVFNTTGMSYEDWDAQMADLYGQAAHTGVYQAQFNSTQFDGLLSGMLYEGNGITLAAVVGAEYEMIEFVQLSDPQSAAGIISGGSGGDDVDATRDRSSGYLELQSSLPYNVDLSAAVRYERYEQEGNIASGFASSTFDSVVPKFSASWRPVDSLLLRASWGESFRAPNMGEMFSGEALSFERTLDTVWCSANPGADENYCSPSNQYKTFYGGNPDLKAEEGESLTLGFVWNVTDDWSIETSYYDISYDSKIEVVDVADLIREEEANGGSPYIIRGSDGKIETIHSQYRNLSALETSGIDFVTSYNQETDFGDFRLKLEMTHVLEYKTKADAESDFFDEAGLQDKPEWRGSASINWSRDNWSAAWTTYYIGGQDSGAVEYNNEYLINVPSYFKHNVQVSYAHDWNGSITLGVNNAFDEEAPTWYNYADYRDVNTGLYDVLGRTWFVTINQKF, encoded by the coding sequence ATGAGTTCCATCAGTTTAACTGCAAAGGCAGTTCGTCGCGGTTTACTTGCTGCGGCAGTTACGGGAATAGCTTTCAGCGGATATGCAACCGCTGAAGAAGCAAAAGAAGGCAAAGTCGAGCGTATTGAAGTAACTGGTTCACGTATCAAACAAGTGGATATGGAAACCGCTTCACCTGTTACTGTTATCACAGCAGCCGATCTTAAGGTTACCGGGGAAACCTCGGTTGCCGATGTATTGAATAACTCCAGTATCAACAGCTTTGGTTCCTGGCGTGGCATGTCCGGCTATGGTGCCGGGGCCAGTGCCACCAGTGATGTGGATTTACGTGGTCTGGGTTCTCAGGCAACCTTGATCCTGCTCGATGGTCGCCGTATGCCGGGTACCAGCTCAAGCTCAGGAACCGTTGCCGATACTTCCAGCATCCCAATGGCGATTGTTGAGCGAATCGAAATTCTGCGTGACGGCGCCTCTGCAGTTTACGGCTCGGATGCGGTTGCCGGGGTAATTAACATCATTACCAAGAAAGACTTTGAAGGTGTTGAGCTGAACTACACCGGTGAATCACCTGATGTGGAAGGCGGCGATTCTTCACGTTTCTCTGTAGCGGCCGGTTTTAGCACAGATAAGGGCAATATCACCCTGACGTTCGAGCATTACGATACTACCTCTGTGTACGATAAAGATGTTTGGCGCTTTGATGATCCTAGCTGGAACGGCATCAGCTCCTATAGTGTGATCCCAAGAGCTACCTATATTGGCGCCGATGGTAAATCGGCCAATTATACCAATAGCGAGCTTTGCTCCCAGGCACCGAATGTTATTGATGGTACCGACGGCGCCAATGCCGGAACCTGTTACTATGACTTTGGTAAGGTGACCAAGCTGTTTGGTAATGTGAACCGCAACAGTATTCTGTCTAACTTCAATTACCAGCTGACTGACGACATACAGTTCCGTGGCCGCGCTTCTGCCAGTCTGAGTGAAACCAATACCCGTTACGCGGGCACCCCGGTATCAACCAACGCCCCAACCATGGCTGCGGACAACCCAATGAACCCATTGGGCACAGATATCACTGAGATCCGTATGCGTTCGGTACAGATTGGTGAGCGTGACACTACCACTGAAACCAACTCAATCGACTTCCTGGCCGGGTTGGTAGGTTATTGGGATGTGGGTAACGGTATCGATTGGGAAATCAATGCCCAGCATACACGTTCAACCACTGACTCATTCAACTACAACCTGATCAACGACAATATCGTTCAGGACCTGATCAACACAGGCAACTATGATGTCTTCAACACCACAGGCATGAGCTATGAAGATTGGGATGCGCAGATGGCTGATCTCTATGGTCAAGCGGCCCATACCGGTGTGTATCAGGCGCAATTTAACAGCACCCAATTTGATGGTCTGTTGTCCGGCATGCTGTATGAAGGCAACGGTATTACTTTGGCCGCTGTTGTCGGTGCCGAGTATGAGATGATTGAGTTTGTGCAGCTGAGTGACCCGCAATCTGCTGCCGGTATTATCTCCGGTGGTTCGGGTGGCGACGATGTTGATGCAACCCGGGATCGCAGTTCTGGCTATTTGGAACTGCAATCTTCGCTGCCATACAATGTGGATCTGTCCGCTGCAGTTCGTTATGAGCGCTATGAGCAGGAAGGTAACATAGCTTCCGGCTTTGCCTCTTCAACCTTCGATTCAGTTGTGCCCAAGTTCTCTGCGAGCTGGCGTCCGGTTGACTCTCTGTTGCTGCGTGCCAGCTGGGGTGAGTCTTTCCGTGCCCCTAATATGGGTGAGATGTTCTCCGGTGAAGCGCTGAGTTTTGAACGTACCCTGGATACTGTCTGGTGTAGTGCCAACCCCGGGGCCGATGAAAACTACTGTAGCCCAAGTAACCAATATAAGACCTTCTATGGCGGTAACCCGGATCTGAAAGCGGAAGAGGGTGAGTCCTTGACCCTGGGCTTCGTCTGGAACGTGACTGACGATTGGAGTATTGAAACCTCTTACTATGACATCAGCTACGACAGCAAGATTGAAGTGGTCGATGTTGCGGATCTGATCCGTGAAGAAGAAGCCAATGGTGGTTCGCCTTATATCATTCGTGGCAGCGATGGCAAGATTGAGACCATTCACAGCCAGTATCGTAACTTGAGTGCGCTGGAAACTTCCGGGATTGACTTTGTCACCAGCTACAACCAGGAAACTGATTTCGGTGATTTCCGTCTGAAGTTGGAAATGACTCATGTACTGGAATATAAGACCAAGGCCGATGCCGAGTCTGACTTCTTCGATGAAGCAGGTCTGCAGGACAAGCCTGAATGGCGTGGCAGTGCGTCAATCAACTGGAGTCGTGATAACTGGAGTGCAGCTTGGACTACCTACTATATAGGTGGCCAGGATTCAGGAGCTGTTGAATACAACAACGAATACCTAATCAACGTACCAAGCTACTTCAAGCACAACGTCCAGGTAAGCTACGCCCACGACTGGAATGGTTCCATCACCTTGGGTGTGAATAACGCCTTCGATGAGGAAGCACCAACCTGGTACAACTATGCTGACTATCGTGATGTCAACACAGGTCTGTACGACGTACTGGGTCGCACCTGGTTTGTAACCATTAATCAGAAGTTCTGA
- a CDS encoding TonB-dependent receptor — protein MSTQTAVAKAIRFSLFAFVSTSIPTMVYAADDAQATEQVERIEVTGSRIKRTDMENASPVVVMSAADIEKGGFNSVQDVLGNLSQNSGGSMTQQEVHGFTPAASSVNLRGVGAGRVLTLINGKRVPKYPFGAGGTDSFVDTANIPLGAIERIEILTTGASAIYGSDAMGGVINIILKKDVEQTTFKYRFSDTDEGGLRNNQFSFMTGVSSDTANLTFFAEYEDRTALKGTDRPEWGTDIVDGQPYSGYSSYGANLVQDLGNNKTSLTKTLSPAECEARGYVVMENGRCGFDRSKQRDFLPEQKRYSTMINLTKELNADHQLYSRIDYTHSSTFTEIESATVGTDFKFNVAGDKVTIANKDKGLSQTFDKDTAFGGDFANAADGDYYYTRRMSELGPRTSDFETNNFSFIIGSKGFLTDSIEYDASWSIARQTVESRSNGSPTYQSTFDYLTSGDSGKSLLDVISPEDAALLNYEGNKKGQSTLSSFSAGINGDAFELAGGTAAYAVGIEYSKEWFYDKSDSFTSNGGVIGKGGSSAEGEREQYAAYAELALPLLDQLTMTLAGRYDYYDDESDVGGQFTPQVSLEYRPIDSLMLRALYAETFRAPDMQRLFGDPTTGYSTVIDTPRCEAYGECDKIESLPIAIGANPELEAEEGKNYNLGLVWDYEGINLTVDYWMVEIDNLVNDPSAQYILDHADAFADKIERDSNGKLLKVNTQAMNMSSRETAGIDFSLGYRYETESYGEFSSRLEGTYLTRWKEKLTPDSEELDLIDGEGSAPQLRANLNLGWSYNDFSTNILFKYIDSMNGERMDYFVSEGLDSTYPVKIDSHVEVNLAASYFIYDNLKVSAGINNLFDSGPEIDYTQSSWPHYPRAYYNVIGREYYAGVEFTF, from the coding sequence ATGTCAACGCAGACTGCAGTCGCTAAGGCCATCCGCTTTAGTCTGTTTGCTTTTGTTTCCACATCAATCCCTACAATGGTTTATGCCGCCGATGATGCTCAGGCTACAGAACAAGTAGAACGTATTGAAGTCACTGGCTCCCGTATCAAACGCACAGATATGGAGAATGCTTCTCCTGTTGTTGTGATGAGTGCTGCCGATATTGAGAAAGGTGGTTTCAACTCGGTTCAGGATGTACTGGGTAACCTGTCGCAGAACTCAGGCGGCTCCATGACCCAACAGGAAGTACATGGTTTTACCCCTGCCGCTTCCTCTGTCAACCTTCGTGGCGTGGGCGCCGGTCGGGTACTGACCCTGATCAATGGTAAGCGGGTGCCCAAGTATCCCTTTGGTGCCGGTGGTACCGACAGCTTCGTGGATACTGCCAATATTCCTTTGGGTGCGATCGAGCGTATCGAGATCCTGACTACAGGTGCCTCGGCTATTTACGGCTCTGACGCCATGGGTGGTGTTATCAACATCATTCTCAAGAAAGATGTCGAACAGACAACTTTCAAGTACCGTTTCTCCGACACGGATGAAGGTGGTCTGCGCAACAATCAGTTCTCTTTCATGACAGGTGTCAGCAGTGATACGGCTAACCTGACTTTCTTTGCCGAATATGAAGACAGAACGGCACTGAAAGGGACAGATCGCCCAGAGTGGGGTACAGATATTGTCGACGGTCAGCCATACTCAGGTTACAGCTCTTACGGTGCCAACCTGGTACAGGACCTCGGCAACAACAAAACTTCGCTGACCAAGACCTTGTCACCGGCAGAATGTGAGGCCCGTGGCTATGTGGTGATGGAAAATGGCCGCTGTGGTTTTGACCGCTCCAAGCAGCGTGATTTCCTGCCGGAGCAGAAGCGCTACTCGACCATGATCAACCTCACCAAGGAGCTGAATGCGGATCATCAGTTGTATTCCCGCATTGATTACACTCATTCCTCGACCTTTACCGAGATTGAGTCTGCGACAGTGGGCACTGATTTCAAGTTCAATGTAGCCGGCGATAAAGTCACCATTGCCAATAAGGACAAGGGGCTGTCCCAAACTTTTGACAAGGACACTGCATTCGGTGGTGACTTTGCCAATGCTGCAGACGGCGACTACTACTACACCCGCCGTATGAGTGAGCTGGGGCCACGTACCTCTGACTTTGAAACCAATAACTTCTCTTTCATCATAGGTTCCAAGGGGTTCCTGACCGACAGTATCGAGTATGATGCTTCCTGGTCTATTGCGCGTCAGACAGTGGAATCCCGCAGCAACGGTTCTCCAACTTACCAGAGCACCTTCGACTACCTGACCTCTGGCGACAGCGGCAAGTCTCTGCTGGATGTGATCTCTCCTGAAGATGCGGCACTGCTGAACTACGAAGGTAACAAGAAGGGACAATCTACTCTGTCCAGCTTTAGTGCCGGTATCAATGGTGATGCGTTCGAACTTGCCGGAGGCACTGCTGCCTACGCTGTGGGTATCGAATACAGCAAGGAGTGGTTCTACGATAAGTCTGACAGCTTCACCTCCAACGGTGGCGTCATAGGCAAGGGGGGCAGCAGCGCCGAAGGTGAACGTGAGCAGTATGCTGCCTATGCCGAGCTGGCCTTGCCATTGCTGGATCAGTTGACCATGACACTGGCCGGACGTTATGACTACTATGATGATGAGTCTGATGTTGGTGGCCAGTTTACTCCGCAAGTGTCACTGGAATACCGTCCAATCGACAGCCTGATGCTGCGTGCTTTGTATGCCGAGACTTTCCGCGCACCGGATATGCAACGTTTGTTTGGCGATCCTACCACTGGCTACAGCACAGTTATCGACACTCCGCGCTGTGAAGCCTATGGTGAATGTGACAAGATTGAGTCTTTGCCGATTGCCATCGGTGCCAACCCAGAGTTGGAAGCCGAAGAGGGTAAAAACTACAACCTGGGTCTGGTCTGGGACTATGAAGGTATCAACCTGACGGTGGACTACTGGATGGTTGAAATCGACAATCTGGTGAATGACCCGAGTGCGCAGTATATTCTGGATCACGCCGATGCTTTTGCCGACAAGATTGAACGTGACAGCAATGGCAAGTTGCTGAAAGTGAACACTCAGGCGATGAATATGTCTTCTCGTGAGACTGCCGGTATTGATTTCTCTCTGGGCTATCGCTATGAAACCGAGAGCTATGGTGAATTCAGCAGCCGCCTGGAAGGGACTTACCTGACCCGTTGGAAGGAAAAGCTGACTCCGGATTCAGAGGAGCTGGACCTTATCGATGGTGAGGGATCTGCGCCTCAGCTGCGTGCCAACCTGAACCTGGGATGGTCTTACAACGACTTCTCCACCAACATTCTGTTCAAGTATATCGACAGCATGAATGGTGAGCGGATGGATTACTTTGTCAGCGAAGGTCTGGACAGCACTTATCCGGTGAAAATCGATAGCCATGTCGAGGTTAACCTGGCTGCCAGTTACTTCATCTACGACAATCTGAAGGTTTCTGCCGGTATCAACAACCTGTTTGATTCAGGACCGGAGATCGATTACACCCAGTCCAGCTGGCCTCATTACCCACGAGCCTACTATAACGTTATTGGACGTGAATATTATGCAGGGGTAGAGTTTACTTTCTAA
- the ndk gene encoding nucleoside-diphosphate kinase, whose amino-acid sequence MAIERTFSIIKPDAVAKNHIGAIYNRFETAGLKIVAAKMVHLTKEQAEGFYAEHSERPFFGALVSFMTSGPIMVQVLEGENAVLANREIMGATNPAEAARGTLRADFADSIDENAVHGSDALASAEREIAYFFAADELCPRTR is encoded by the coding sequence ATGGCGATCGAACGTACTTTTTCTATCATTAAGCCTGATGCGGTAGCCAAGAACCACATTGGTGCTATCTATAACCGTTTTGAAACTGCCGGCCTGAAAATTGTTGCCGCCAAAATGGTTCACCTGACCAAAGAACAAGCCGAAGGTTTCTACGCTGAGCACAGCGAGCGTCCTTTCTTTGGTGCTCTGGTTTCTTTCATGACTTCTGGTCCTATCATGGTTCAGGTTCTGGAAGGTGAAAACGCCGTTCTGGCCAACCGTGAAATCATGGGTGCGACCAATCCTGCTGAAGCTGCCCGTGGAACTCTGCGTGCTGACTTTGCTGACAGCATCGATGAGAACGCTGTTCACGGCTCTGATGCTCTGGCATCAGCCGAGCGCGAAATCGCATACTTCTTTGCTGCTGATGAGCTGTGCCCTCGCACTCGTTAA
- the iscX gene encoding Fe-S cluster assembly protein IscX has translation MGLKWIDSLDLALELLEAHPDVDPEQLHFPELYEWILALEAFDDDPKRCSEKILEAVQQCWIEEK, from the coding sequence ATGGGACTCAAGTGGATAGATTCATTGGACTTGGCTTTGGAGTTGCTGGAGGCACATCCTGATGTGGATCCAGAGCAACTGCATTTCCCTGAGCTTTACGAGTGGATATTGGCGTTGGAAGCCTTCGATGATGACCCTAAACGCTGCAGCGAGAAAATTCTCGAAGCCGTGCAGCAATGCTGGATCGAGGAAAAGTAA
- the rimK gene encoding 30S ribosomal protein S6--L-glutamate ligase produces MQIAILSQNKTLYSTRRLVEAAQERGYQVQVINPLECYMNISMQQSSIHIGGVELPSFDAVIPRIGAGITFYGTAVVRQFEMMATYTLNSSMGISRSRDKLRSMQLLSRKGIGLPVTGFANKPSDIPDLIDMVGGAPLVIKLLEGTQGIGVVLAETRKAAESVIEAFMGLKANIMVQEYIKEAQGADIRCFVLGDKVIAAMKRQALPGEFRSNLHRGGTATLVKLSPEERSIAVRAAKTMGLNVAGVDILRSNHGPVVMEVNSSPGLEGIEAATGKDVAGAIIEFIAKQRRKGKTPSEA; encoded by the coding sequence ATGCAGATTGCAATTTTGTCACAGAACAAAACCTTATATTCCACACGCCGTTTGGTGGAGGCCGCCCAGGAACGGGGTTATCAGGTGCAGGTGATCAATCCGCTGGAATGCTATATGAATATCAGTATGCAGCAGTCCAGTATTCATATCGGGGGCGTCGAGTTGCCGTCCTTCGATGCGGTGATCCCGAGAATAGGTGCCGGCATTACTTTCTACGGCACGGCTGTGGTGCGTCAGTTTGAGATGATGGCTACCTATACACTCAATAGCTCCATGGGGATCTCCCGCTCACGGGATAAGCTGCGCTCCATGCAGTTACTGTCCCGCAAAGGCATAGGACTGCCTGTGACAGGTTTTGCCAATAAGCCCAGCGATATTCCGGATCTTATCGACATGGTCGGTGGCGCTCCCTTGGTGATTAAACTCTTGGAGGGCACTCAGGGGATAGGTGTGGTGCTGGCTGAAACCCGTAAGGCGGCCGAGAGTGTGATTGAGGCCTTTATGGGCCTCAAGGCCAACATCATGGTACAGGAATATATCAAGGAGGCCCAAGGGGCCGATATCCGCTGTTTTGTACTTGGCGACAAGGTCATTGCCGCCATGAAACGCCAGGCTCTGCCGGGAGAGTTTCGCTCCAATCTGCATCGGGGCGGCACGGCAACCTTGGTGAAGTTGTCCCCTGAGGAGCGTTCAATCGCGGTGCGCGCCGCCAAAACCATGGGGTTGAATGTTGCCGGCGTGGATATTTTACGCTCCAACCATGGACCCGTGGTGATGGAGGTCAATTCATCACCCGGACTCGAAGGGATTGAAGCCGCTACCGGCAAAGATGTTGCCGGCGCCATCATAGAGTTTATTGCCAAGCAGAGGCGTAAGGGCAAGACACCAAGCGAAGCCTGA
- the fdx gene encoding ISC system 2Fe-2S type ferredoxin — translation MPQIVFLPHEELCPEGAVVEAEVGESILDVALKNGINIEHACEKSCACTTCHVIVREGFDELEPSDDLEDDMLDKAWGLEPESRLSCQAKVVEGDMVVEIPKYTVNMVSEG, via the coding sequence ATGCCACAGATAGTATTTTTGCCCCATGAAGAACTGTGTCCTGAAGGCGCCGTGGTGGAGGCAGAGGTGGGTGAATCCATTTTGGATGTCGCGCTGAAAAACGGCATCAACATAGAGCATGCCTGCGAGAAATCCTGTGCCTGTACTACCTGTCATGTGATAGTGCGTGAAGGCTTCGATGAGCTTGAGCCAAGCGATGATCTGGAAGACGACATGCTGGACAAAGCTTGGGGCCTGGAGCCTGAAAGTCGTCTGTCCTGTCAAGCCAAGGTGGTTGAAGGTGATATGGTTGTCGAAATCCCCAAATACACAGTCAACATGGTCAGTGAAGGTTAA
- the hscA gene encoding Fe-S protein assembly chaperone HscA, whose translation MALLQIAEPGQMAAPHQHRLAAGIDLGTTNSLVAAVRSSEASTLADEQGRHSLPSVVHYGEQGVRVGHDALADSAKDPENTIVSVKRFMGRSLADVQSGEQAFPYQFEASENGLPLFVTRAGKMNPVQVSAEVLRPLIARAESTLGGPLEGVVITVPAYFDDAQRQGTKDAAALLGIKVLRLLNEPTAAAIAYGLDSGQEGVIAVYDLGGGTFDISILRLNRGVFEVLATGGDSRLGGDDFDELLQGLLRDRMALKSLSSQEARQLLMEARRVKEALTDSDSAIAKLTLKDGSEREAEVSRSEFDQLINTLVKKTIQGCRKALRDAGVDTDEVLETVMVGGSTRVPLVREMVGDFFGKAPLTSIDPDRVVAIGAAVQADILVGNKPDSDLLLLDVIPLSLGIETMGGLVEKVIPRNTTIPVARAQEFTTFKDGQSAMAFHVVQGERELVADCRSLARFTLKGIPPLAAGAAHIRVTFQVDADGLLSVTAMEKSTGVQSSIQVKPSFGLSDTEIAGMLKDSMQNAKEDIELRMLTEQRVEAARVLESLHSALAKDGELLSQEERALVDRAMADLSETAANGDVDAIKAAIEAVDAQTQEFAARRMDNSIRAALKGQSVDNI comes from the coding sequence ATGGCACTTTTGCAGATTGCTGAACCCGGCCAAATGGCCGCTCCTCACCAACACAGATTGGCCGCAGGGATAGATTTGGGTACTACCAACTCCCTAGTTGCTGCGGTTCGCAGCAGCGAGGCGAGCACGCTGGCCGACGAGCAAGGCCGGCACTCATTACCATCTGTGGTGCACTATGGCGAGCAAGGAGTCCGTGTGGGTCACGATGCCCTGGCCGATTCGGCCAAGGATCCTGAAAACACCATAGTGTCGGTGAAGCGTTTCATGGGCCGCTCTTTGGCCGATGTGCAAAGCGGTGAGCAAGCTTTCCCCTATCAGTTTGAAGCCAGTGAAAACGGTCTGCCTCTGTTTGTGACCCGCGCCGGTAAGATGAATCCGGTTCAGGTGTCTGCAGAGGTATTGCGCCCCCTGATTGCCCGCGCCGAGTCTACCCTGGGCGGGCCTTTGGAAGGCGTGGTTATCACAGTGCCTGCTTATTTTGATGATGCCCAGCGTCAGGGAACCAAAGATGCGGCAGCTTTGCTCGGTATCAAGGTGTTACGCCTGCTCAACGAGCCAACTGCGGCCGCCATCGCCTATGGCCTGGACTCGGGACAGGAAGGCGTCATTGCCGTCTATGACTTGGGCGGCGGCACCTTTGATATCTCTATTTTGCGTCTCAACCGCGGCGTATTTGAAGTCTTGGCGACCGGTGGCGATTCGCGCCTGGGTGGTGATGACTTTGATGAGCTGCTGCAAGGCCTGCTGCGTGATCGCATGGCGCTGAAGTCGCTTTCAAGCCAGGAAGCGCGGCAGTTGCTGATGGAAGCCCGGCGGGTAAAAGAAGCATTGACCGATAGCGACAGCGCTATTGCTAAGCTGACACTGAAAGATGGCAGTGAGCGTGAAGCCGAGGTGAGTCGCAGCGAGTTTGACCAGTTGATCAACACGCTGGTGAAGAAAACCATTCAGGGTTGCCGCAAGGCCCTACGTGATGCCGGAGTGGATACTGACGAGGTGCTGGAAACCGTGATGGTTGGCGGCTCCACCCGGGTGCCTCTGGTGCGGGAAATGGTCGGTGACTTCTTTGGCAAGGCGCCGCTGACGTCAATCGACCCTGATCGCGTGGTCGCCATAGGCGCTGCGGTACAGGCCGATATTCTGGTGGGTAACAAGCCTGACTCGGATCTCTTGCTGCTGGATGTGATCCCGTTGTCGCTCGGCATTGAAACCATGGGCGGTTTGGTGGAGAAGGTGATTCCGCGTAACACCACCATTCCGGTTGCCAGAGCCCAGGAATTTACCACCTTCAAAGACGGTCAGAGCGCCATGGCGTTTCATGTGGTGCAAGGTGAACGTGAACTGGTGGCCGATTGCCGCTCTCTGGCACGCTTTACCCTTAAGGGCATTCCACCATTGGCTGCAGGCGCCGCGCATATTCGGGTGACCTTCCAGGTAGATGCCGATGGCTTGCTCAGTGTCACCGCCATGGAGAAGTCTACCGGAGTACAATCCAGCATCCAGGTTAAACCTTCCTTCGGTTTGAGTGATACTGAAATTGCCGGAATGCTCAAGGATTCGATGCAGAATGCCAAAGAGGATATTGAGCTGAGAATGCTCACTGAGCAGCGAGTGGAAGCGGCCAGGGTACTGGAATCGCTGCACTCGGCGCTTGCGAAAGATGGCGAACTGCTCAGCCAGGAGGAGCGCGCTCTGGTTGACCGCGCCATGGCTGATTTGAGTGAAACCGCTGCCAATGGCGATGTTGATGCCATCAAAGCAGCGATAGAAGCGGTGGATGCGCAGACCCAGGAGTTTGCCGCCAGACGCATGGACAATTCGATTCGGGCCGCACTGAAGGGTCAGTCGGTCGATAACATATAG